The following nucleotide sequence is from Acidimicrobiales bacterium.
TGCTCGGAAAGGCGCCACCGGTTCCCATCGTCGCCGGGCAGGTCGATCTCGGGAGCAGGCTCGCCGATGGCCGCGGGCATGCCCGACGGTAGCCTGTCGGCCGTGCCGAGCCGAACCGATCCGGCGGTTGCCGACGACCTGGTCGATGCCGTGCGCACCTTCGTGGCCAAGGAGGTGATCCCGGTCGCCTCTGAGCTCGAGCACGCCGACGCCTATCCGGACGACCTGGTGGAGGCCATGCGGGAGCTGGGCCTGTTCGGGTGCATGGTGCCGGCCGAGCACGGAGGGCTGGGCCTCGACACCGTGACCTACGCCCGCATCGTGGCCGAGCTGGCCGCGGGGTGGATGTCGCTCACGGGCGTGCTCAACACCCACATGATCGTGTCCACCCTCCTGGATCAGCACGGCGAGCCCGAGCAGCGGGCGCGCTGGCTCCCCCGTCTGGCGACAGGGGAGCTGCGGGGCGCGCTGTCCCTCAGCGAGCCCGACGCGGGGAGCGACACCGCAGCGCTCCGCTGCCGGGCCACACCCGACGGCGACACCTACGTGCTCGACGGCACGAAGATGTGGGTTACCAACGGCGAGCGGGCCGGGATCGTGGCCCTCGCCGCCCGGGCGCCGGAAGGCATCACCTGCTTCATCGTCGAGAAGCAGCCCGGCCTCAGCTCGGGTGGCATCACCGTCTCGCGGCGGATCGGGAAGCTCGGCTACAAGGGCGTCGAGACCGTCGAGATGTCCTACGACGGTCACGTGGTCCCCGCCGACGTCGTGCTCGGGGGAGCGGCGGGGCTGGGCAAGGGCCTGCGCCAGATCCTGGGCGGGCTCGAGCTGGGACGGGTGAACATCGCGGCGCGCGCCTGTGGGGTGGCCGGGGCCGCCTTCGAGGCGGCCATCCGGTACGCCCAGCAGCGCGAGGCGTTCGGCGGGCCGATCGCCGGTCACCAGGCGATCCAGTTCAAGCTGGCGGACATGGCGACCAAGCTGGAGGCGGCGCGCCTGCTCACCCGCTCGGCCGCCGAGAAGCTCGA
It contains:
- a CDS encoding acyl-CoA dehydrogenase family protein; the protein is MPSRTDPAVADDLVDAVRTFVAKEVIPVASELEHADAYPDDLVEAMRELGLFGCMVPAEHGGLGLDTVTYARIVAELAAGWMSLTGVLNTHMIVSTLLDQHGEPEQRARWLPRLATGELRGALSLSEPDAGSDTAALRCRATPDGDTYVLDGTKMWVTNGERAGIVALAARAPEGITCFIVEKQPGLSSGGITVSRRIGKLGYKGVETVEMSYDGHVVPADVVLGGAAGLGKGLRQILGGLELGRVNIAARACGVAGAAFEAAIRYAQQREAFGGPIAGHQAIQFKLADMATKLEAARLLTRSAAEKLDAGERADVEAGMAKLFASEAALEIATESMRIHGGYGYSTELPVERYFRDAPLMIIGEGTNEIQRMVIARGLLRRHSL